Genomic segment of Rana temporaria chromosome 12, aRanTem1.1, whole genome shotgun sequence:
TGGGGGCTCTTAACATCTGGTGTAAAGTGGTGTGTGGTGCTCAACTGGCCTTTTGAGGACAACTATAATGCCCATGTGGCCCACAATTAAAAtgggtttgacacccctgctctagatcaaTGGTTGGTATCCatttattctatatttttttttggttcaactagatgaacttgtcttttttttcaaccgaccgtggatataaaaagtctacaaaataaaatcatacactgatacatacatacatactcatacaattactttaaaaaacGCTTGCGTGATTAAACGTTGGGGTGTGCACCCTAACGCAATAGGCTTTTGCACACCTATGGTCAGCGCCACACATTAATATAAAAAGTAGATCAAGATCTGCAACTGAAATGGATATTATGGTTATTTCAGAAGCTTTGGGAAGAGAATTAAAATACTGTATAACTAAAGGAGAGGGAATGGAAtgcttgtcaggtttttattgccgtctgtgcccccacgagggagattccccctctctatttgtcctctttgccattatcattgaaagtgaagataaaagaaaaatatcaaattttgggttgtccccagaaaagtaatagagagtAAATCTGCCAATGGGGACACAGTTGGTGGGAAAAAATGTGACAAGTGTTATAAAACCCTCCattgctctatccaaaaataaaaaataaagtttttaatttagttgtaataaagtttttttattttaaagttttttagagtagttctactttaaaaataaaaataaactctgGGTTATAAAATGACAGGTCCActtatttcacattttcacttcCCCATGTAAaacattactttattttttttaaatcggacaTTAGGAGAAAAGTGAAGGTCCTTCTTTTACTCGATCCTCTGCCCTCGGTGCTTAGGCATTATGGGCAGTGCCATCTTTTCgcatgggcacgctgggaagttgcccgggggccccacttgcctggggtgCCCCACCTGCCCAGCGACCCCAGCCAAGCATCATTCAGATGTCACAAAGTTCGCTGTGCATTGTGCCAGTGCTGTGTGGCTCCCTCACAAAGAGTGCCACGCGATCAGTCCTGATATCCGTCAGCGACTCAGCGGCGGGCAGTGTGAGTCAGCCGTCACTGTAAAGAAGGGAGCCAATgtttagccgttctactttattacagtagaacggctggtactggtaggcagtaccagtggggaagctagacattaagtCAcacggggcaaagaatcagtttggtgcccctattatgggacaagattaggcagaagtgagaaactcccagcccATAGCTGTTgaatcagctgtctgtcccctccccccatgctcctctgtcgtccccccctgttcctctggtcttccccctgcttctttgttccccccaggtgagcgctgcagggagggagagacagaggagcggaggagttcgctgtcactgaagccggcccaccgggaaactccctgtagtcccaatggccagtccatccctgtacaCACGCCAGCATtaatacccaccagcagtacccacaACAGCATtaatacccaccagcagtacccacgCCAGCATTAAAAAATGAGCTTTGCAGCACAATGGGGCAGCAGCATTTGAACTGGCTTTCACTCATGTGTATAGAAAATTACATCCTAAAAACCATTGACTTCAAGCCAATTATAAAAGGAATTCTCTACAAAGTAGTAATCGCAAATGTAATAATTAATTAGTGCTTTTGCACTGTCCCATTTCAAGCTGTAATTTCTTGTTTTTCAATTTCTTGCTTTTTCAAGCTCGTGTTATATTGTCCAAACGTTGTGTTAATGTTTAAACACTGATTTTGTGAAATATAGCCTTATTGATCATTTGAATTTTTATTCTCGTGCGTGAtagtgtagacagggccccagtgcactgtattgcctggcggcctataatgctcttaagatggcacCGATTACTGGTCCTCCAACCAGAAAAGCAGAGGACCCCAAATTTCATAAGCAGATTTTCCAGCTCCGTGTGAATCTTCTCACGAAATTTGGAATTCTCCGCTTTTTCAAAGATCCCTCCAGAAGGCCCATGGCATCATATATTTCAATTCTCTTGTAATTGTTTGATCTTCGGGAGATCTAAAGGATAACCGGTCCTAGCCTTTTGACGTTGGGCTTATGGAAGATGAAAGACTGAACTTGAGGGATGTTTTTgtgaaaactttgtaaataacaaGCCTATTTGATTTTGTGTATCAAGCACCATAAGGAAGAAGACTTCATACCTGGGTAGGCTCTCCAGACCACCTCCAGAGCTGGCGTGCGGGTAGGAAGGTGGAAATCTTTGGCCGGTTTTCCACGGAGGGCAGGCGTTGCTGTCTGGGTAGGGGCTCTTTGGTTTTAGGAAAATTTGATGGGGTCCCTTTCCTCCTCTGTTTGGCTTTTTGTCCTGAGACAAAGCAACCCCGGGACCCTTGTGCGCCATCCTCTGCGTGCTGCGCTAACAAAGCAGGCACAGGGTGCGTGAGGCAGGGCTGCAAAAGCATGGCAGAGTCCGCTTCGTCTGAACTCTCCGAGAAGTCCTCATTGTCCGTAGAGCATATGCTGGAGCTGGATATGGAGCCAGAGCTAGAAGATGAAGAAGAcccagaggaggaagaagaaacagATAGTCCCGTCAGAAATCTAGACGGGACCCTCGCTCGTATCCCCCCCGTGTTATCCTCCTCATCCTGATCAGAGTATGAGCAGTCACTGTCACAGTTCACGCCAAATTCAGTTTGCCCAGTATACTTCCCGAGTGCAAGGCCCATGGACAGGTGCTCGTGCAAAGGTGGCTTCCGCTTCTTGTCCTTGGCCAATCCCGATGAAGCACCGTAGCTCTGTCCAATCCGGAGCCCAAAGTCTTTGTCGCACAGCAGGAGGGCTTTACCGTTCTTTGTTTTCGGGGACATGACCCCCTCGTGGTCAAGTTTGACCAGAAACTCATTACTCGACTTGCGTTTTCCCCCCTTGCCCTTGTCCTCCTCCTCCGGCCTCTCCCCTTTCTTTGTCCGTATTGGCTTTTGTCCTGAGGCAATGCTGCTGTTGGCACTGCCCCCAAAGGGGCTGTAGGAGTTGGCCAGGCTGCTGAAGGAGTCCGCTCCAAAACCATTACCGAAAACATGCGGCTGCTCCCGGGATTTTTGCTTTTTGCCGCTCCCTTGGGATTGGAAGGGATCGGGAAGCCCGCCACTTGTCTTGCTTGCAGCTCGACGCTTGCCTTGAGAGGGCCAGCTCAACTCCATACTGCTCGAGCGGCCCAGGAAGTTGGTTGCAGGCTGAGGAGTCTTTGCACCTGAGTTGAACACGTCCACATTATCTGCAGAAGAAGACAGAACATGACATGTAAAAGATCCGTAAAAGATCCGTAATGAAACAATTACTTATTTGATCCAAACCGTAACAGTGCTCAGATCCTAACAGGCAAGTATCCACAAGCAAGCCTGCTAAACACTCTttgaaaaatgtataatctgtttttttattttttatggattaTCTGTAtccagtccacccaaaactgatattttaggAACAATGAATGCTTTACTGGTGTCAGGTCACCTGGCTGGCATTTCCTCGCTGTCACTCACCTGTTTTCTCCTTGCTCATGGTTTTCTTGCCAGTGTTCCTCGGTGTGTCTGCCGCTGCCTCTCGGTTTTCCGGGCCAGGGTTCTGTGAGGACTCCGATGTAGTTGTTGTGTTACTGGCAAACCGCTTCGTTCTACGGCATTCAGCGGACAGCAGTAGAGCTGGCGAGGGTTCCGTGCCTGCAGATCAATTGGAAAGCCAACATGTCCAATTGTGTATTGGGAACAGTTTAGCTTGTACTATGAATGTTGGCCttaagagaaaaagggggggggggatcaaggaGATCTcaggttttataattaaagtataACGAAAGGcaaaacttaatttttatttgttagttttggatggagtggagagggattagaaccgtTAGTTTTAATTACGGTTTGTGTCCCTGATAATGAGACGcattgtctgtttgttctgtttaccatCACCATTGGaagtgaaagcaaaagaaaatcccaaattttgggtttccCCCAGAAAAATAATTGGGGTAGGTGAAATcttaatcttccaatggggacactagttctggtgaccagggggtccccaaagggatttcctcacttcctgtatggctatgggacaggaagtgaatggagatctccccaatgggacacaaatggtgAAAGTAAATCTAACAAGGGTTATAAACCTCCCTTGCcacatccaaaatgaaaaataaatgttttgcctatagttctactttacgtTTGACACCTTTTTAAAAGGTTTTCCATACTACCTTTGACTTGCCAgcctgtaaagggggggggggtactgcccTTAATAGACTGTACCCATCCATTGGTGTGGAGCCAAGGGAGAGGTCCAGGTACAGTTTAAAAGGGCCagtagattgggggggggggggggggttggattttGGGTCAAGAAGGAAAGATCAAAATGGAGGAGCAGCGCGGAGCTCTTCATTGTGGGGCCTATGGCCTGGTAGGGGAAGCCACAAttggttagtcaggttgaaaaaagacacaagtccatcaagttcaaccacacttggttgaactagatggactaatATCTTTAAGCCTATGACTTTGAGAACATGAATGAACCACTTTGGTGCCTTATTTCTATGAACACTCCTGGATTGGACAAGTTGGGGAATGTGAGTTTTCCATAGTTAAAGACTTTATCCATGGGTTTGGGACGAATATTATCAAACGTTTGGAAAGGAACTGTATTGCTTATGTGGAAGTTGGTGCAATTGGTTAAAAGCAGCAGGCAGTTAGGTACAGCAATAAAGCCCTACGTCATCCCAAGGACAGGAGATAGAACTGGCCTACACTTATGCTTAGCCTATACTTGAGGAAAACCCAAGAGAAGCTGCTTTATGGATACGATTGGTGGTGATCAAGCAAGGAGGCGACCAGGTAGTTTGCCTCGTGCACCAGCTGAAAAGCCTGGTGACCGGTGTCACACTGTTCCCAGCCCTGGATGTGACCATTTGGACCGCCATATTATGAGGTGTTGGCGGGAAAGCAGGTAGTTCTGCCTAGGCCCAGGGCCTGCAAAGAGACGCATCAAGAAGCAGTAGAGGAGACCGGTAGGGTGAGGCGACGCTTCGGTGCGATGTCCCAGGCAAAGCTGCTGAACCAAAGCAGACCCAAGAAATGGCTTCACAACCCAGATGCAAGGGGTGCAATAAAACTTTGGAAGTTCCCAGGGCTACAAGACGCGACACCAACATTGTGAGCTCCAACAGAGCAGCAAGCAATCAATCAATAATATGGCCGGATGTGTTTACTGTAAAAAGTCACATGGCCCAGATCCAACCAGGTGAGCTTTAAGAACATTGATAACAAAAACACAACCTGCTCCCTGGTTTGTTATTTATCTTAAATCCTAAAATCAAAGCTCTGTGTATTGAGCAAAAAAACATTCAAAGTCATTTTTGTACCTGAAGACAGCCTGGTACTATatgctgccacccccccatactctggtgGATCAACACTTACACTGAATTGTGAAGTCCGGAGGCAGCAGGCGGATGTTGTTGAGTGTAATTCTCCCCCGGTCTCCATCGTCAAACGCCACAGTCACAGAGTCTGACTCCCCTTCATCACTCGAAGACCCTGGAGAATAGGAAGAAGGGGCGCTGTAATACAGGAGGAGGGTCATGGCTAAGCTACAGGCTTCCTGCTGATCTCCATCTGCTGGCACAGTATCTGACATCACCAAACAAACCTGACCGTAATGGAACCGCATCCAGAACTCAAATATGTTACAGCCAGAACCCGCTACAACTACTGGCTGCTATGTAGGGGTTTCAAAAAGATAGAATGCGATGAAGATagattgtatgtatatatatatatatatatatatatatatatatatatatatatatatatatatatatatatatatatatatatatatatatatatatatatatatatatatatatatgtatatatataatagaaaaaGGAGCATTACAGACAGAGCatgagagagagcacgagagagtgCATTAGaacgagagagaagaaagaaagggagtgaacaagcgggaaaaaaaaaaaaaaaaaaacgaacaagaagagggagagagaaaagtaGGTAAGAAAAGAAAGGGTGATAGAAAgacagagaaggaaagagagaaagagaaaagtagGTAAGAAAAAGGGTGATAGAAAGACAGAGAAgggaaagagaagaagagaaaagtAGGTAAGAAAAGAAAGGGTGATAGAAGGTcagagaaggaaaaagagaaagaagaagaaagagaaaaataggTAAGAAAAAATTAATTAGACAGGGTGATTGAGAGAAAGGCGGAGAAGGAAAAAAGGCGGAGAAGGAAAAAAGGCGGAGAAGGAAAAAAGGCGGAGAAGGAGAAAAGGCGGAGAAGGAGAAAAGGCGGAGAAGGAGAAAAGGCGGAGAAGGAGAAAAGGCGGAGAAGGAGAAAAGGCGgagaaggagaaaagaaaaaaaaaaaagacagaaagaaaagGACAAGAGAAGGAAAAGGACAAGAGAAGGAAAAGGACAAGAGAAGGAAAAGGACAAGAGAAGGAAAAGGACAAGAGAAGGAAAAGGACAAGAGAAGGAAAAGGACAAGAGAAGGAAAAGGACAAGAGAAGGAAAAGGACAAGagaaggaaaaggagaaaaaaaaaaaaaaaaaaaaggagaaaaaaaaaaaaagagaaaggtagaaaaaaaaagagagaaaggaaaaagacaGAGAAAGACAAAGAATAACACATTTAGAAATAGAAAGaagtaaaaataagaaaaaaaagaaaaggaatggaggagaggaaaggaagaaaTGTTTTGGATATTTAACATTTCTATAACTTTGCTTCTGATCTGACTTCCCATTTTCGATAACTGGAGCCGAGTTGAAAAGCGACATCTGGCAGTAAAATCCATTGGAAGCGGTTTGGAAAATCTCCCCCCGGCAATGCGACCTTTATGTTACATTTTTTCTGCTCAGACAGGTTGATGGAATATTAAATACCAATATACTCTTATTTATTTCTATAGTCTCCTGTAGTGCAGTACAAAGTAACAGATACAACAAAGAGCAGTACAGGTAATACAATGTATTAGTCATACTAATTACATTAAGGGTCACTCCACCAGACGGTGGGAAGTCACCTATAGAAGGAACATGCCTGGGTTCAGTCACTCGCTGgcttgtgtgatatatatatatatatttatatatatttccccTCAGTATGTCTTTCCTGGGCAGACAATACAAATCAGCTCATCTGAGCAGAATGATGTCCGGGCGGGGGGATGTATGACGGCCGGGCTCTGGTAACACATCCACAGTACAGGTGCTTTTCATTCTGCGTTCCATCAAAAAATCAATTCGGAATTCTAAAACAGTCACGTGACCAGCTGGCCAGTGGAAGGGGTTGCTAGGCAACATGCCCCCGACGGCAAGTGTCAATTACTATATGAAGCGTGAACCACTACTTGTCATACAGCAAGGAGGCAACGGCCGGctgaagaaaggagggggggctCATTACACCGCGTAGCCCTTCTCCTTCTCCCACCGCACAGAAACaattagaaaaattaaaaaataaaactgaaaataaaattCCTTCCAGCAATTTTCTAAAATACGATCAATGGATACCAAATGgcaatatatctctatatatatattctatcgaTCGATTTCTCTCTAATCTATAAATCTCGCCCCCTCCATCTCTATAGACATTTCTTGCTACCCTCCGTCTATAGAGATCTCCAATCTCACCTTCCCTCTGTATCTCTCCATCTCACTCTCTCTATCCATCATTCCCAATAATCTTTCTCATTCTCCATCTATATGTGATCATCTTTCTCCCTCGCTCTGTATTTCTCTCCCTCCAATATATCTACCAATCTCTCTTCATATATCCAGTACTAATCTATCAATCTCGCTTTTGCTCGGTTCAAATTTCCATCTAATATATCTATCCGTTACTTTCTCTCGCTCTTTAGGTGTCTCTGTagcaatctccccccccccccccccacacacacacacacacacacacacacacacacctctctccccccccccacacccacacCTCTCTCAATTTAAGACAGAGAATGGTATTGAGGACAGACTCCCCCaggccctttctctgcagccttggCTGCACTGCACAGGGATTGAattggaagtgctctgtgctgagcggcttcctgttcattcacaaacacaGTTTACTAGGTTTCCgttatgaacacagtgagtgatcggtaccgatcactcactcagaatatatatacaagagagcgagagagtgttcagcttcctcctgcctgcaccaGGTAACAATCTCCCTCTAGGTAAAATCTAGTGAAGCTCGAGATCGACTCCTTCCCAGCTCGTCATCCCCGGTGGCATGAAGGGCTGTGCGATGTAATGACTACGGGGTTTGGTTGTCACAGTGATCACGTGATCAAGAGCCCATCCCACCAAGCAGTATTTTCCTTATTAAACGCTCAGGGCCAATTACCTTTCACCACATTCCCCGGGTACAGACATCGGGACTTTTGGCTCCAGTAGGCGCAGACACGAGTGCCGTGCGGTAAGCAGCGCGAGGATTGAGGTCGAACGTCTATCACCtgcagagagacagagaaagtatGAATGGGAAGTATAGCTGGGTCGGAAAAGAGCTTTAAAAGAGACCCCAAATGTGATATAaaagacagggtctctttaaaaccaacgtttaatctgcttatgtgttttttttacttccctggtaacataggtaacgcccacatgtggCGCTGAGCCTCCATTAATaagagaactgaaatccaatgaataaaaGGGGCGGGGCCGTTCAGTCTGGGGAGGAAACTGCTAGATAATACTGAGAGTCCTCCAGCCAGGCGGGCTCCATCTATCTGACTTGCTGTAATGCACATTGCGTCATTTTGCCGCATGCAATGGAATCTCCGTGCGTCTCGGAATTCGCACCCCCCCAGAAAGAACGCATGCAGGTTTCCCATTTAAACAAGGAAACCGGCGGTGAAAATTTCCTTCCTCGCCGAGAGTTAACCGGCGGATCATTATCTGAGTGTTAAAGACACCAATTTAGTCATTTGTGTGGGTGACAGGTCTGATTAACGCACAGCTGTTGAGGTTTGTGCGCGATGCTGTTTGTCGCTTAGTCATGGAGCTGAAAGTGACACGACAGCTTTTATTTAATAACACGCCGCAAACACCGCGGGACCTGCCGCGCACGCCGACCAATCGGCTTTCAGGAGAAGGGTGAACGGGCCGATGGGGTCCCTGCAGGTCAGAGAGCTGGTGACACGTTTCAGCTAATCGGAcaccaccattaaaaaaaaaaatggacaaagaCCGACTCACCGCTTCCTGCAGGAGCTGCTCCTGGGAGTAGACCCGCGGCCGGTTTCCTCGCTCCCCCTCTATGACAACGCTGTATCTGCAATAAAGGAAACCAACAATCCCAATGTTACATTGTAAGAcccagagagaggagaggaaggaaggaggatCAGCAAGAGGAGGGTGttggagaagaaaggagaagaaagaagaagcaagaagaggaaagaaggagCAAGAAGGAGCAAGaagaggcagaagaagagaaaagcaagaggcagaagaagagaaaagCAAGAGGCAGAAGAAGAGGAAAGCaagaggcagaagaagagaaaagcaagaggcagaagaagagaaaagcaagaggcagaagaagagaaaagCAAGAGGCAGAAGAAGAGGAAAGCaagaggcagaagaagagaaaagcaagaggcagaagaagagaaaagCAAGAGGCAGAAGAAGAGGAAAGCaagaggcagaagaagagaaaagcaagaggcagaagaagagaaaagCAAGAGCCAGAAGAAGAAAGCAAGAGCCAGAAGAAGAGGAAAGCAAGAGCCAGAAGAGCCAGAAGAAGAAAGCAAGAgccagaagaagaagatgaaagCAAGAgccagaagaagaagatgaaagCAAGAgccagaagaagaagatgaaagCAAGAgccagaagaagaagaggaaagcaAGAgccagaagaagaagaggaaagcaAGAGCCAGAAGAAGAGGAAAGCAAGAGCCAGAAGAAGAGGAAAGCAAGAGCCAGAAGAAGAGGAAAGCAAGAGCCAGAAGAAGAGGAAAGCAAGAGCCAGAAGAAGAGGAAAGCAAGAGCCAGAAGAAGAGGAAAGCAAGAGCAAGAAGAGGAAAGCAAGAGCAAGAAGAAGAGGAAAGCAAGAGCAAGAAGAGGAAAGTAGaaaggaggagcaagaggaggaagcAAAGAGGATCGGTCATGCTGGAATCACAAAGAGGACATTGCCGCACGATTGGTCAAGTATGTAGGCAGTGGGGGCGGAGATATTAGCTCATGaggtatacagtgaggaaaattattattttatccctGCAGATTGTTGCCTTCATTTTTTTTCcgaagtgggcaaacttacacaaTCTTCaggggatcaaattattatttttcccactgtatttTCACATGTTCAGTGCATAAATGTGTTCATATAACACTCccagatatttattatatcaaaggaCTCCCCCGACAATGTATTCATCTGCTTCTCTCCAGAGGAAACTGATGTAGAGTCTCAGGCCACCACTACTTACATGTCGGGGGGCTGCAGACTCCGGATGCTGGCGGCGTACAGGAGATTGTCCTCTTTGGGGATGAGAACCTGCAGACCTTCCCTCAGGTCCCTCTTGGACAATGAGCAGATGTGAGCTGTGACAAAACAAATCCATCGTTTAGAAAACGGGAAAAACCTTCTGGGTTCTCGTAAACTGGAGTTGTCTCCTGGCGAGCGGCGGTCTTACATTTGTTGCCCGTTGAGCTggcctcctcttctccttccgAAAAACTGCTGTTATCATCAAACTGGAAGTCGTCTTCTACGGCAAAGCTTTGCAGAAGGCGGCTGATGGCGCGTCCTCGCTCCTGGGGGGAGCAAACAAGACAGACATTGGTACAAGGGATGGGTCTGTGCCGCGGGACACAACTAACCAGGGAGGTGGCATAAGACTTCAGGTTTCAAAAAGACCCCCTCAGGTCTCTTTCCTACTTCTGACTTAAGGTTACTTGGTACTTCTCGGTATAGATGGTATGTGGTctcccaggggtggactgacaattcatggggccccccgggcaataggagattatgggtgccccccgggcaataggagattatgggtgccccccaggcaataggagattatgggtgccccccaggcaataggagattatgggtgccccccaggcaataggagattatgggtgccccccaggcaataggagattatgggtgccccccaggcaataggagattatggggccccccaggcaataggagattatggggccccccaggcaataggagattatggggccccccaggcaataggagattatggggccccccaggcaataggagattatggggccccccaggcaatgattttactgaggctggcaaccctggtggggggcagtgctcgagtggtcagtccacccctgtggaCTCCTTTCATGACAGAGGTCCTGGAGGCCATTACCAACGTCCAAACACTGTCACATGACAGAGGGGATTATGTCATAGCTCACTGCAAGCTCCAATACCCAAGAGTAGCCAAGTCTGGAGAAACTAGATATTTAAAACCACCAGCATACCTGTTTGGACTTTAGCCTCCCCATCTTCATCCCTTCTTTCAAAAGATTCTTCGGAGACCTCGATGTCAGGGAAAGACTCAGAACCCCATTCTTTCTCTAAAAAGGACAGAAAACGGGTCTTCAGTCACAGATGTATATTATGAGACCCATGGTCTAATTTTGCATCCCGTCTTCCCTACCCATTTAAATCTAAAagtacaggttctctttaaaaagTTAAGTGCCCCTCTCTACCTTTTCTAGTCAACATGCAGTTCCCAGAATACCTGCCAACGCTTTGCTGCAGACTCCATAGCTGTGCAATCTGCTGGTCAGTTGCTTGATAACAGATCAGGCAGCTGATCAGCAGATTGCACAGCTCTAGTCTGCAGCACCCAGGGAGCATGCACATCCAAAAAGCTGCAAGAGGCGGGGAGAGGGAATCGATACGGACTTAAGATGTTCAGACTAGAAATGAAGGCAGGATCAAGATAGTGGGCAGCAGAATGAATGGAGAGACGAGCTAGTCTACCGATTCTGGTCCAATCAAAGGCTAAGGATGGGGAGGTGACCAGGCTGTACTGATCCAACAGCAGCAGAAAAATATCAGGTCACCAGACTGACCTTGCTGTCTGACAGAGCTGTGTATATCTCAGGACTGAAtggacaaaaatacaaatttccTTGACAGGTAAAGCAGCTCCTGTATTTCATTTGCATATTTAGCCTTTAGGCTGGAAGTGGCAGGTTTCCTCACTCACCTggatgtttttgctttttttgtccTTCTTCAGGACCTGGTTTGGGGTGCAGAATAAGCCCTTGTTGGGTGTCAGCGTCCCATTGTCGGAAGGCGATTTGCGCTTGAGACTCCCTTCTGGTTTCCCCTTGTGGCTCAGGGATTTCTTCTTTAGAGTCTTGTCAGGACGAGCTTCCATTTTAGCTGAACGTTTGCGGATCTTGACCTCGTTCTCCGGGCTGGTGATGCCACATGAGCCTGACAACAGAAGAAGATT
This window contains:
- the BAHCC1 gene encoding BAH and coiled-coil domain-containing protein 1 isoform X1 — its product is MRWIRLCCRTWRNIWRRENLSGRGGAVFTSSSAPCSPEVTDHQEALYSLESLIAASISLGDLPSERTWAPSFRPKRLSTTSSSGIHGIALLSETRRPGSTDQMKDAKAGEDDDLSVSDLQVFATIAAAWSLAEADTPDGAKPACHLTCCPAAAPPRVRLSRRTYSWTPKTKPVCPLKAAIDNLDTQEVEMRMKLAEIQRRYKEKQRELAKLQRRHDHDKEEISRSPVRRGPGRPRKRPHCRVPSSLRPYDNKKPKSLSRSLSLLCAELRGDGEPKKKKSKTSEESYSDADHKAVKMHCKMVCPQNKLVSNLARKVSQLKTKALGSGPFHHREVLPASKLQKKLPHHKGSCLKMEGVERKGQERPRSGVSSEGAAEAADEDHDEDSDSDEGEQDLPGHSSHESSLSLSTPGNSSLVGPSASAVVKMEANQKAKKKIERQGLLGSCGITSPENEVKIRKRSAKMEARPDKTLKKKSLSHKGKPEGSLKRKSPSDNGTLTPNKGLFCTPNQVLKKDKKSKNIQRKNGVLSLSLTSRSPKNLLKEGMKMGRLKSKQERGRAISRLLQSFAVEDDFQFDDNSSFSEGEEEASSTGNKSHICSLSKRDLREGLQVLIPKEDNLLYAASIRSLQPPDIYSVVIEGERGNRPRVYSQEQLLQEAVIDVRPQSSRCLPHGTRVCAYWSQKSRCLYPGNVVKGSSSDEGESDSVTVAFDDGDRGRITLNNIRLLPPDFTIQCTEPSPALLLSAECRRTKRFASNTTTTSESSQNPGPENREAAADTPRNTGKKTMSKEKTDNVDVFNSGAKTPQPATNFLGRSSSMELSWPSQGKRRAASKTSGGLPDPFQSQGSGKKQKSREQPHVFGNGFGADSFSSLANSYSPFGGSANSSIASGQKPIRTKKGERPEEEDKGKGGKRKSSNEFLVKLDHEGVMSPKTKNGKALLLCDKDFGLRIGQSYGASSGLAKDKKRKPPLHEHLSMGLALGKYTGQTEFGVNCDSDCSYSDQDEEDNTGGIRARVPSRFLTGLSVSSSSSGSSSSSSSGSISSSSICSTDNEDFSESSDEADSAMLLQPCLTHPVPALLAQHAEDGAQGSRGCFVSGQKAKQRRKGTPSNFPKTKEPLPRQQRLPSVENRPKISTFLPARQLWRWSGEPTQRRGMKGKARKLFYKSIVRGKETLHVGECAVFLSAGRPNLPYIGRIESMWESWGGNMVVKVKWFYHPEETKLGKRHSDGKNALYQSSHEDENDVQTISHKCQVVSRQQYEKMSHSKRYQDRQNLYYLAGTYDPGTGRLVTAEGVPVLC